Within Thermococcus celer Vu 13 = JCM 8558, the genomic segment TCAACAGTTAAACACGGAGCTATTTAAAGTTTTTTTGAAAAACAAAAATATTCAAATGTTGTGACAGTTACTATTTAGAGAACAGCCCCCTTCACGCCCTCTTTTATCTCGTTGAGGAAGTCCTTCGCCTCCTCGCTGAACTCCTTCAGGGGTACCTCCCTGCCGGACGTATCGTAGACCTTCCCGTCCTGGAAGTTTATCTCGAAGACCTCGTAGCGTTCCTCGCTCTGCTCGTAATGCTTTATCCCGTGTCCCTTAAGGTGTGTCTCGAGGCTCTCGACGTCAACGTACTTCCCGCACTTGGGGCACCTGTAGAACTGCCAGAACACGTAGTCCTGTCCCGCGAGCATGTTGTTCTTTACGTGCTCGAGGAAGGCCCCACCGAGGTACTCGTAGAAGTCCTCCTGAATCAGCCTTCCATCACCCTCGACCACCCTGAACCCGCTCCAGATGATGTGGTCGTTTATGTCCGCGAGCGTCGTCTTGAGGTAGCGGTAGGTGAGGATGAAAACCCCGTTGTGAACCAGGAAGACGCTCCTATCGGGAACGGCTATTATCCTGATGCCATCGCCGTTACCGTTCTCGGCCATCTCCCTGGCGTGCTCCCTGTTATCCGCGACCTCTATGATAACCTTCACGTTGCTCTTCTTGTGAACACCGATTATGCTCTCTCCCGTGATCTCCCAGTGGTAATCGTCTATGTACCTCACCTGGGCGTAGACCTTTTTGATCCTTGGACTCAGCTCACCGTAGGTCATTAATCACCACCGTTGGAAAAATCGCGCCCAACGTTAATAAGTTTAGCGAAAAATTTTAAAACGGGTCCTCAACGGTGAGGCCGGAGAGTCAGGAGAATGGACGCTACCTTCCGAAACGTCTCCCCCTCTTCTGGTACTCGCGGATTATCCTCAGAAAGTCGATCTTTCGGAACTCTGGGAAATAAACGTCA encodes:
- a CDS encoding TBP-interacting protein; its protein translation is MTYGELSPRIKKVYAQVRYIDDYHWEITGESIIGVHKKSNVKVIIEVADNREHAREMAENGNGDGIRIIAVPDRSVFLVHNGVFILTYRYLKTTLADINDHIIWSGFRVVEGDGRLIQEDFYEYLGGAFLEHVKNNMLAGQDYVFWQFYRCPKCGKYVDVESLETHLKGHGIKHYEQSEERYEVFEINFQDGKVYDTSGREVPLKEFSEEAKDFLNEIKEGVKGAVL